One Chitinophaga sp. H8 DNA window includes the following coding sequences:
- a CDS encoding TonB-dependent receptor plug domain-containing protein, with protein MRRNLYTYAAIITALFTINTVTNAQDTAQTNHLNEVIVTASKFAQKQGETGKVITVLTRDYLEKNSGKSLTAILNNQAGLMINGAESPLGNNQEVYLRGGVTGNTLILIDGIPVNDASQIANSFDLNFINPELIDRIEILRGSQSTLYGSDAVAGVINIITRKPGEKKAGIYANGSYGTFNTYQGSAALNGTINKFSYILGYKYQKSDGFSTANDSLGKNDFDKDGFKQNNVFAKLAFQATDRWKVQYMLNLSDYKTDLDAGAFTDDKAYNAHNKYIQNAISSKLDFGKGSWNIVYSYQRNQRNLSKDSSYIPVGPFPTKYVDGEYVSNTHQIETFVNWDVTREIQLLAGADYRTSSTDQHYSYIGTYPGAAMETTRLGKDSAHSNQFSHYASLLLHNLGGFNLELGGRFNYHNIYGNNQTISFNPSYLINDQHKFFINLSSAYKVPSLYQLYSEFGNRLLKPESSVNYEGGYQASVLKDRLNFRVVGFKRDTRDLIVFFTEPVTYKSYYINNDKQTAYGAELEATWNITDQVKLQANYTYTDGKISLQDTSYYNLYRMPKHAVNAALGYQATPALYLSTQFKYLTKRWEPGNTRSLDPYYTIDIYGEYKVCKGVKVFADFRNITDQEYFTIRGYNNRKFNFTAGISCNF; from the coding sequence ATGCGCCGGAATCTTTACACTTACGCTGCTATTATTACAGCCTTATTTACCATCAACACTGTCACTAACGCACAAGACACTGCTCAAACAAATCATTTAAACGAAGTGATCGTCACGGCATCCAAATTTGCCCAGAAACAGGGAGAAACGGGGAAAGTGATCACTGTCCTTACCCGTGATTACCTGGAAAAAAACAGTGGCAAATCATTAACTGCTATTCTGAACAACCAGGCAGGATTAATGATCAATGGTGCAGAAAGCCCATTAGGTAACAACCAGGAAGTATATCTCCGTGGTGGGGTTACTGGTAATACCCTCATATTGATAGATGGTATCCCCGTAAATGACGCCTCCCAGATAGCCAACTCCTTTGATCTTAATTTCATCAATCCGGAACTGATCGATAGAATAGAAATACTCAGAGGCAGCCAGTCCACTTTGTATGGCTCCGATGCAGTAGCCGGTGTGATTAATATCATTACAAGAAAACCAGGTGAAAAGAAAGCAGGCATCTATGCCAATGGTTCATATGGCACATTCAACACCTACCAGGGTAGCGCTGCACTGAACGGCACCATCAATAAGTTCTCTTATATATTGGGATACAAGTACCAAAAATCTGACGGGTTTTCTACTGCAAACGATTCTTTAGGCAAAAATGATTTTGATAAAGACGGGTTTAAGCAAAATAATGTGTTCGCCAAGCTGGCTTTCCAGGCTACCGACCGGTGGAAGGTGCAGTACATGCTCAATTTGAGTGATTACAAAACAGACCTGGACGCAGGAGCTTTTACTGATGACAAGGCTTACAACGCACATAACAAGTACATACAAAATGCCATCAGCAGCAAGCTGGATTTTGGAAAAGGATCCTGGAATATTGTATACAGCTATCAGCGTAATCAACGTAACCTCTCCAAAGATTCCAGTTATATTCCTGTAGGTCCGTTTCCTACCAAATATGTGGATGGAGAATACGTATCAAATACCCACCAGATCGAAACTTTTGTGAACTGGGATGTTACGCGTGAAATACAATTGCTGGCAGGTGCAGATTACAGAACTTCCAGCACGGATCAGCACTACAGTTACATAGGCACCTATCCCGGAGCTGCGATGGAAACCACCCGCTTAGGTAAAGACAGTGCACACAGCAACCAGTTCAGTCATTACGCCTCCCTCCTCTTACACAACCTGGGAGGATTTAATCTTGAGCTGGGTGGCCGGTTTAACTACCATAACATTTATGGTAACAATCAAACCATCTCCTTTAATCCTTCTTACCTGATCAATGATCAGCATAAATTCTTTATCAATCTGTCTTCTGCCTATAAGGTACCTTCCCTGTATCAGTTATATTCCGAGTTTGGTAACAGATTATTGAAACCGGAATCTTCTGTTAACTATGAAGGAGGATACCAGGCTTCGGTATTAAAAGACAGACTGAACTTCCGAGTAGTAGGCTTTAAGCGCGATACCCGTGATCTGATTGTTTTCTTCACAGAGCCGGTAACTTACAAAAGCTATTATATCAACAATGATAAGCAAACAGCTTATGGTGCAGAACTGGAAGCCACCTGGAATATTACAGATCAGGTAAAGTTACAAGCTAATTATACTTATACCGATGGTAAAATATCCTTGCAGGATACCAGTTACTACAACCTGTACCGTATGCCCAAACATGCGGTAAACGCAGCACTTGGTTACCAGGCAACGCCAGCATTATACCTGAGTACACAATTCAAATACCTGACCAAAAGATGGGAACCAGGCAATACCCGCTCGCTGGATCCGTATTATACCATTGATATTTATGGAGAATACAAAGTGTGTAAAGGCGTAAAGGTCTTCGCTGATTTCAGAAATATTACCGATCAGGAATACTTTACTATCAGGGGGTATAATAATCGTAAGTTTAACTTTACAGCTGGTATCTCCTGCAATTTTTAA